A genomic segment from Drosophila willistoni isolate 14030-0811.24 chromosome 2L unlocalized genomic scaffold, UCI_dwil_1.1 Seg168, whole genome shotgun sequence encodes:
- the LOC6652423 gene encoding DENN domain-containing protein 1A isoform X5, protein MGSRIKNDVKKLFEFWCEVKPNRGLERGTNSRHGGPTPPAGVILESFPEGFRDKEVLTGIPSFAFPCDFESDSVQSYSFVHTTGDSKWRFGFCRHDPKTNTAMVLITYLPWHDTFLKLLPVLVELKKTDPDGFRTFLSEAYNRGVPDSGGSLTVFYNSGQNHFIFERPLQFQLPSIPQNHNLNLYYNFVDPKEMIGVFAAMLAERRIIFTSRHLDRLSSCIQAANAFLYPMVWQHIFIPVLPWEFKDYLGAPMPYLIGVPKAVLETVSNDELGEVVILNCDTKIFESPFDDVHDLPAEIVSQLKKNLSHTQDHIGDRVSKIFLGALVQLIGGYRDAVEFHDTSKSFNHDKFIESRPGHLRPFLAKMMELQIFAQFIDDRLKMLNSGLGFSDEFELETVRYAEKMKKRGRNYVFLKNVKDKTNPAVKSAVKSVKESSRGMKTAYKGFKSKLRENSNQFGGANFHFGLGSPQHSDRPDGSSSGIVYGKASHHSAPSSPVTSKRLDGISISSNGPGSSTSSSTYQQQTATRRGPIPLAMSSSSSHIQPNGYAYGSPAPAHYGHHLAASSAVSSASSLCSSSEMNLSQELQNHPLFKTPAVDRSQPQQQLQDDSVNDLISLDDSNNTSFDLEDFDPLNQNARPLPQIGNTIFGRKSSTLPVGITPPTAVGSSVNNPLYPYFAPKHMATVAAVTSRLPVPPPAHIHIPTQRNTMPVKTDDDFELLRKYGLDQFPLNGSEQQLTTAGNGTISSGKGMTNWTTFD, encoded by the exons ATGGGTTCCCGAATTAA AAACGATGTGAAAAAACTCTTTGAGTTTTGGTGCGAAGTCAAACCAAATCGTGGCCTGGAGCGCGGCACTAACTCGAGGCACGGTGGTCCAACGCCACCTGCTGGAGTGATACTCGAAAGTTTCCCCGAAGGATTTCGCGATAAGGAGGTCCTCACCGGCATACCATCATTTGCATTTCCCTGCGATTTCGAAAG CGATTCTGTACAATCTTATTCATTTGTTCATACCACCggcgactcaaaatggcgattTGGCTTCTGTCGACACGACCCAAAGACTAACACAGCAATGGTGCTGATCACCTATCTGCCGTGGCATGATACTTTCCTCAAGCTGCTGCCTGTTCTGGTGGAGCTGAAGAAAACCGATCCCGATGGCTTTCGTACCTTCCTGTCGGAAGCATATAATCGCGGTGTACCCGATTCGGGAGGTAGTCTAACTGTCTTCTATAACAGTGGCCAAAAT CATTTTATATTTGAGCGACCGTTGCAGTTCCAGTTGCCCAGTATACCACAGAAT CACAATTTAAATCTCTATTATAACTTTGTGGATCCCAAGGAAATGATAGGCGTATTTGCTGCCATGCTTGCTGAGCGTCGTATCATATTCACTTCCCGCCATTTGGATCGGCTGTCGTCGTGTATTCAAGCGGCCAATGCGTTTCTCTATCCCATGGTCTGGCAGCATATATTCATACCAGTGCTTCCGTGGGAGTTTAAGGACTATTTAGGAGCGCCCATGCCATATTTAATTGGAGTTCCGAAAGCTGTACTCGAAACTGTATCCAATGATGAGCTCGGCGAAGTTGTGATCTTGAACTGTGATACAAAAATATTCGAGAGTCCCTTTGATGATGTGCACGACTTGCCGGCGGAGATTGTCTCCCAGCTGAAGAAGAATCTAAGTCACACACAGGATCATATTGGAGATCGGGTATCGAAGATATTCCTGGGCGCTCTGGTGCAATTGATTGGCGGCTATCGGGATGCCGTCGAGTTCCACGACACCAGCAAGAGCTTTAATCACGACAAGTTTATCGAGTCTCGCCCGGGTCATTTGCGGCCATTTCTTGCCAAAATGATGGAACtgcaaatatttgcacaaTTCATTGACGATCGCCTCAAAATGCTTAACAGTGGCCTTGGATTCTCTGATGAGTTTGAGCTAGAAACGGTTCGCTATgcagaaaaaatgaaaaaacggGGCCGCAATTATGTTTTTCTCAAGAATGTCAAGGACAAG ACTAATCCGGCTGTTAAATCTGCCGTTAAATCG GTCAAGGAGAGTTCGCGGGGCATGAAGACTGCCTATAAGGGTTTCAAGTCTAAATTGAGAGAAAATAGCAATCAATTCGGTGGTGCGAACTTCCACTTTGGACTTGGCTCGCCACAGCATTCGGATCGACCGGACGGTAGCAGCAGCGGCATTGTCTACGGAAAAGCCTCGCATCATTCGGCCCCAAGCTCTCCGGTGACTAGTAAGCGATTGGACGGCATCAGTATAAGCAGCAATGGTCCAGGAAGTAGTACATCGTCTTCCACGTACCAACAGCAGACGGCAACGCGACGTGGTCCCATTCCTTTGGCAATGTCTAGCTCGAGTTCGCACATTCAGCCAAATGGCTATGCGTACGGCTCGCCGGCTCCTGCTCATTATGGTCATCATTTGGCTGCGTCTTCTGCTGTTAGCTCGGCAAGTTCGTTATGCTCGTCATCGGAAATGAATCTGTCACAAGAGCTCCAGAACCATCCGCTCTTCAAGACGCCGGCAGTGGATCGTAGC cagccgcagcagcagctacagGATGATAGCGTTAATGATCTGATATCGCTGGACGATAGTAACAACACCAGTTTCGACTTGGAAGATTTCGATCCGCTCAATCAGAATGCCCGCCCCCTACCACAGATTGGCAATACGATCTTTGGTCGAAAGTCCAGTACTCTTCCCGTAGGAATAACACCTCCAACTGCGGTTGGCAGCAGCGTTAACAACCCGCTTTATCCTTATTTTGCTCCCAAACACATGGCAACAGTAGCGGCTGTCACGAGCCGATTGCCAGTTCCACCACCGGCACATATCCACATTCCCACACAGCGCAATACAATGCCCGTCAAGACGGATGATGACTTTGAGTTGTTACGTAAATACGGACTAGATCAATTCCCGCTTAACGGCTCGGAGCAGCAATTGACAACAGCTGGAAATGGAACGATATCGTCCGGCAAGGGCATGACCAACTGGACGACATTCGATTAA
- the LOC6652423 gene encoding DENN domain-containing protein 1A isoform X6, with the protein MGSRIKNDVKKLFEFWCEVKPNRGLERGTNSRHGGPTPPAGVILESFPEGFRDKEVLTGIPSFAFPCDFESDSVQSYSFVHTTGDSKWRFGFCRHDPKTNTAMVLITYLPWHDTFLKLLPVLVELKKTDPDGFRTFLSEAYNRGVPDSGGSLTVFYNSGQNHFIFERPLQFQLPSIPQNHNLNLYYNFVDPKEMIGVFAAMLAERRIIFTSRHLDRLSSCIQAANAFLYPMVWQHIFIPVLPWEFKDYLGAPMPYLIGVPKAVLETVSNDELGEVVILNCDTKIFESPFDDVHDLPAEIVSQLKKNLSHTQDHIGDRVSKIFLGALVQLIGGYRDAVEFHDTSKSFNHDKFIESRPGHLRPFLAKMMELQIFAQFIDDRLKMLNSGLGFSDEFELETVRYAEKMKKRGRNYVFLKNVKDKYDMGKCRVLRVFAKNYI; encoded by the exons ATGGGTTCCCGAATTAA AAACGATGTGAAAAAACTCTTTGAGTTTTGGTGCGAAGTCAAACCAAATCGTGGCCTGGAGCGCGGCACTAACTCGAGGCACGGTGGTCCAACGCCACCTGCTGGAGTGATACTCGAAAGTTTCCCCGAAGGATTTCGCGATAAGGAGGTCCTCACCGGCATACCATCATTTGCATTTCCCTGCGATTTCGAAAG CGATTCTGTACAATCTTATTCATTTGTTCATACCACCggcgactcaaaatggcgattTGGCTTCTGTCGACACGACCCAAAGACTAACACAGCAATGGTGCTGATCACCTATCTGCCGTGGCATGATACTTTCCTCAAGCTGCTGCCTGTTCTGGTGGAGCTGAAGAAAACCGATCCCGATGGCTTTCGTACCTTCCTGTCGGAAGCATATAATCGCGGTGTACCCGATTCGGGAGGTAGTCTAACTGTCTTCTATAACAGTGGCCAAAAT CATTTTATATTTGAGCGACCGTTGCAGTTCCAGTTGCCCAGTATACCACAGAAT CACAATTTAAATCTCTATTATAACTTTGTGGATCCCAAGGAAATGATAGGCGTATTTGCTGCCATGCTTGCTGAGCGTCGTATCATATTCACTTCCCGCCATTTGGATCGGCTGTCGTCGTGTATTCAAGCGGCCAATGCGTTTCTCTATCCCATGGTCTGGCAGCATATATTCATACCAGTGCTTCCGTGGGAGTTTAAGGACTATTTAGGAGCGCCCATGCCATATTTAATTGGAGTTCCGAAAGCTGTACTCGAAACTGTATCCAATGATGAGCTCGGCGAAGTTGTGATCTTGAACTGTGATACAAAAATATTCGAGAGTCCCTTTGATGATGTGCACGACTTGCCGGCGGAGATTGTCTCCCAGCTGAAGAAGAATCTAAGTCACACACAGGATCATATTGGAGATCGGGTATCGAAGATATTCCTGGGCGCTCTGGTGCAATTGATTGGCGGCTATCGGGATGCCGTCGAGTTCCACGACACCAGCAAGAGCTTTAATCACGACAAGTTTATCGAGTCTCGCCCGGGTCATTTGCGGCCATTTCTTGCCAAAATGATGGAACtgcaaatatttgcacaaTTCATTGACGATCGCCTCAAAATGCTTAACAGTGGCCTTGGATTCTCTGATGAGTTTGAGCTAGAAACGGTTCGCTATgcagaaaaaatgaaaaaacggGGCCGCAATTATGTTTTTCTCAAGAATGTCAAGGACAAG TATGATATGGGAAAATGCAGAGTTTTGCGTGTATTTGCCAAGAACTATATTTAG